A stretch of Flavobacterium sp. N2270 DNA encodes these proteins:
- a CDS encoding peptidylprolyl isomerase produces MAVLSKIRQRSFFLIVIIALALFSFVLADVIKGGGFGGGSNDVGSVNGQEIAVQDFMQKVAQAEKQGQGTTNTQAVNSVWEQEVRGLLLNDEFEKLGIRIGNDQLINIIKTDPNIAQNPQFLNEAGQFDENKFKEFVKSKRNDPNPETWNQWKSYENSVEKYAKELMYNNMLKGGMYVTKVEGQFKYEIDNKKVDFDFVTLPFSNINDDEVKVSDDEIMAYIKKYPKKYKSDNTVDIDYVLFENKPSKQDEDAMIVSINDALYGKIAYNEATGKNDTLPGLKTVANIGEYVNANSDIKFDSTYLAKKDLPLDFQEQLFNLNNGEVFGPYVFNGHQCLSRMIGRKPNASAKASHILISFAGASQSTSTRTKEEAQALANDLLAQAKANPANFAALATANSDDPGSKGNGGEYDNITPGQMVPTFNDFVFNNPIGSIGVVETDFGFHVIKISDKYNAVLLGTIAQKIEPSEATIDEIYTKASKFEADANEKGFETVATTNKSTVTPSNNIRAFDEYIQGLGAQREIIRWAFNSDNSVGTISRFDIPQGYVIAKIKSKNETGLMSIATAKEVVLPILKNEKKAELIKKKMSGSTLEAVAQSSKATISNATGVSVGSPVLPNIGSEPKVVGTAFSLKPNATSKLIVGNSGVYMVKLKTVANAPAVTNYNSFISQEKTQQLNSAQTRAYQAIKEKADIKDNRAKF; encoded by the coding sequence ATGGCAGTATTATCTAAAATTAGACAACGTTCATTCTTTCTAATTGTAATCATTGCGTTAGCATTGTTTTCATTTGTATTAGCAGATGTTATTAAAGGCGGTGGATTTGGCGGTGGATCAAATGATGTTGGATCTGTAAATGGTCAAGAAATAGCAGTACAAGATTTTATGCAAAAAGTTGCACAAGCTGAAAAACAAGGACAAGGCACAACAAATACTCAAGCTGTCAATAGTGTTTGGGAACAAGAAGTTAGAGGTCTTTTACTTAATGATGAGTTTGAAAAACTTGGAATAAGAATTGGTAATGATCAATTAATAAACATTATTAAAACTGATCCAAATATTGCTCAGAATCCACAATTTTTAAACGAAGCAGGTCAATTTGACGAAAATAAATTCAAAGAATTTGTTAAGTCGAAAAGAAATGATCCAAATCCAGAAACATGGAATCAATGGAAAAGCTATGAAAATAGTGTTGAAAAGTATGCTAAAGAATTAATGTACAACAATATGCTTAAAGGCGGTATGTATGTAACTAAAGTTGAAGGACAATTTAAATATGAGATAGACAATAAAAAAGTTGATTTCGATTTTGTAACTCTTCCTTTTTCAAACATCAATGATGATGAAGTTAAAGTTTCTGATGATGAAATCATGGCTTACATTAAAAAATATCCAAAAAAATATAAATCAGACAACACAGTTGATATTGATTATGTTTTATTTGAGAACAAACCTTCAAAACAAGACGAAGATGCAATGATTGTTTCAATAAACGATGCCTTATATGGAAAAATCGCTTACAATGAAGCAACTGGAAAAAATGACACATTACCAGGATTAAAAACTGTTGCAAATATAGGTGAATATGTAAATGCAAATTCTGATATTAAATTCGACTCAACTTATTTAGCTAAAAAAGACTTACCGTTAGATTTTCAAGAACAATTATTTAATTTAAATAATGGTGAGGTTTTTGGACCATATGTTTTCAATGGACATCAGTGTTTATCAAGAATGATTGGTCGCAAGCCAAATGCAAGCGCAAAAGCAAGTCATATTTTAATTTCATTTGCAGGCGCTTCTCAATCTACATCAACAAGAACTAAAGAAGAAGCTCAAGCATTAGCGAATGACTTATTAGCTCAAGCAAAAGCTAACCCTGCAAATTTTGCTGCATTAGCAACTGCAAATTCTGACGATCCAGGATCAAAAGGAAATGGTGGAGAATATGACAACATTACACCAGGACAAATGGTTCCAACTTTTAACGATTTCGTATTCAATAATCCAATAGGATCAATTGGAGTTGTAGAAACTGACTTTGGATTCCACGTTATTAAAATTTCTGACAAATATAACGCGGTATTATTAGGAACTATTGCTCAAAAAATAGAACCTTCTGAAGCAACAATTGATGAAATTTACACAAAAGCTAGTAAATTTGAAGCAGATGCAAACGAAAAAGGTTTTGAAACTGTAGCAACTACTAATAAATCTACAGTAACACCATCTAACAACATTAGAGCATTTGATGAGTACATTCAAGGATTAGGTGCACAAAGAGAAATTATCAGATGGGCTTTTAATAGCGATAACTCAGTAGGCACAATTAGTAGATTTGATATTCCACAAGGATATGTAATCGCTAAAATTAAATCAAAAAATGAAACTGGTTTAATGAGCATTGCAACTGCTAAAGAAGTTGTGCTTCCAATTTTAAAAAATGAAAAGAAAGCTGAATTAATTAAGAAAAAAATGTCTGGTAGCACTTTAGAAGCTGTTGCACAAAGTTCTAAAGCAACTATTTCAAATGCAACTGGAGTTTCAGTTGGAAGTCCGGTTTTACCAAATATTGGTTCTGAACCAAAAGTTGTAGGTACTGCTTTTAGCTTAAAACCAAATGCAACTTCAAAATTAATTGTCGGAAATTCAGGTGTTTATATGGTTAAATTAAAAACTGTTGCAAATGCTCCAGCTGTAACAAATTACAACTCATTTATTTCGCAAGAAAAAACACAACAATTAAATTCTGCACAAACAAGAGCTTATCAAGCAATAAAAGAAAAAGCAGACATTAAAGATAATAGAGCAAAATTTTAA
- a CDS encoding hemolysin family protein encodes MEIAIIVICLLLSAFFSGMEIAYVSSNKVFLSIEKKQNNFNSKILSKLTEKPSQFITSMLIGNNVVLVIYGIYSGDLLMNWIESLSYTFSPFISLLLQTILSTIIILMTAEFLPKVFFQIYANSFIKLFAVPAYLFYILFFWITKFVLWISDFILKKFFKTEGDQIQDYFSKVELGNYINEQMSSVSDDDEIDSEIQMFQNALEFSELKARDIMTPRTEISAVDVLDSVEELKELFVKTGYSKILVYQNSVDDILGYVHSFELFKKPKTIKSVMISIEFVPETILIKDLLDILTKKRKSVAVILDEYGGTSGIITVEDIIEELFGEIEDEHDLEEELIDEIIEENTYLFSGRLDVEFINQKYNLNIPESDSYITLGGFIVNNTKEIPQNKEKIKIDNFEITIHSASNKKIELVRLSILDEKQ; translated from the coding sequence ATGGAGATAGCTATTATTGTTATTTGCTTATTACTTTCTGCTTTTTTTTCAGGAATGGAAATTGCTTATGTTTCTTCAAACAAAGTATTTTTATCAATTGAAAAAAAACAAAATAATTTTAACTCAAAAATTCTTTCAAAACTTACCGAAAAACCATCACAATTCATAACCTCCATGCTTATTGGCAACAATGTTGTTTTGGTAATTTATGGTATTTATTCGGGAGATTTACTTATGAATTGGATTGAGTCTTTAAGTTATACATTTTCACCTTTCATAAGTCTCTTACTTCAAACCATATTATCTACAATCATTATTTTAATGACTGCAGAGTTTTTACCTAAAGTATTTTTTCAAATTTACGCCAACTCTTTCATTAAATTATTTGCAGTACCAGCTTACTTATTTTACATTTTATTTTTTTGGATCACAAAGTTTGTTTTATGGATTTCAGATTTTATTCTAAAGAAATTTTTTAAAACAGAAGGCGATCAAATACAGGATTACTTTAGTAAAGTAGAACTAGGCAATTATATAAACGAGCAAATGAGTAGCGTTTCTGATGATGATGAAATAGATTCGGAAATACAAATGTTTCAAAATGCACTTGAATTTTCAGAATTGAAAGCAAGAGACATTATGACGCCTAGAACTGAAATATCAGCAGTAGATGTTCTAGACTCTGTTGAAGAATTAAAAGAATTATTTGTAAAAACAGGTTATTCAAAAATTTTAGTGTATCAAAATTCAGTTGATGATATTTTGGGTTACGTTCATTCATTTGAGTTATTCAAAAAACCAAAAACAATTAAATCAGTAATGATTTCTATTGAATTTGTTCCTGAGACAATTCTAATTAAAGATTTATTAGATATTTTAACAAAGAAAAGGAAAAGTGTTGCTGTTATTTTAGATGAGTATGGTGGAACATCCGGAATTATAACAGTTGAAGATATTATTGAAGAACTTTTTGGCGAAATTGAAGACGAACATGATTTAGAAGAAGAGTTAATAGATGAAATTATCGAAGAAAATACTTATTTATTTTCAGGAAGGTTAGATGTTGAATTTATTAATCAAAAATACAACTTAAACATACCTGAATCTGATTCATACATTACTCTTGGAGGCTTTATAGTTAATAACACGAAAGAAATACCACAAAACAAAGAAAAAATCAAAATCGACAATTTCGAAATAACGATTCATTCCGCTTCAAATAAAAAGATAGAATTAGTCCGACTTTCAATCTTGGATGAGAAACAGTAA
- a CDS encoding aminotransferase class I/II-fold pyridoxal phosphate-dependent enzyme, whose product MKFPQSLQNKISNRKENNALRVLKPQSQLVDFASNDYLGFSKCESIFNKSHQFLVDKQIIQNGATGSRLLSGNHELFELTENFIANFHQAETALLFNSGYDANVGFFSTVPERNDIILYDELCHASIRDGIQLSLAKSYKFKHNNLENLEELILRFQSETIEIYIVTESVFSMDGDSPDIKKIALLSKKHKALLVVDEAHALGALGEKGEGLVQSLEVQDDIFARIMTFGKGLGCHGSAILGSNQLREYLINFCRSFIYTTALSPHAVATILVAYQELNLSQDKIQKLKENSLYFDNLCINWDGYKPNNSSIKSIVISGNSKVKETAHFLQKNGFGVKPILSPTVPEGQERLRFCLHSYNSKDEIKQVLDLLANL is encoded by the coding sequence ATGAAATTTCCACAATCATTACAAAATAAAATCAGCAATCGTAAAGAAAATAACGCTTTACGAGTACTAAAGCCACAAAGTCAACTTGTTGATTTTGCTTCAAACGATTATTTAGGTTTTTCAAAGTGTGAATCTATTTTTAATAAATCGCACCAATTTTTAGTAGATAAACAAATAATTCAAAATGGCGCAACTGGTTCTCGATTACTTTCGGGTAATCATGAATTATTTGAGCTGACCGAAAACTTTATTGCTAATTTTCATCAAGCGGAAACAGCATTATTGTTTAATTCGGGTTATGATGCTAATGTTGGTTTCTTCAGTACAGTTCCAGAGCGTAATGATATAATTCTTTATGACGAACTTTGTCACGCTTCTATTCGTGATGGAATTCAACTAAGTTTAGCTAAATCATATAAATTTAAGCACAATAACTTAGAAAATTTAGAGGAACTAATTCTCCGTTTTCAGTCTGAAACTATTGAAATTTATATTGTTACCGAATCTGTTTTTTCTATGGATGGTGATTCTCCAGATATTAAAAAAATCGCATTACTTTCAAAAAAACACAAAGCGCTCTTAGTTGTTGACGAAGCGCATGCGTTAGGTGCTTTGGGTGAAAAAGGTGAAGGTTTAGTTCAAAGTCTTGAAGTCCAAGATGACATTTTTGCTAGAATTATGACTTTTGGAAAAGGTTTAGGCTGTCATGGTTCTGCTATTTTAGGAAGCAATCAATTAAGAGAATATTTAATTAATTTTTGCAGAAGTTTTATTTATACAACAGCGCTTTCACCTCATGCTGTGGCTACAATATTAGTTGCTTATCAAGAGTTGAATTTATCCCAAGATAAAATTCAAAAACTAAAGGAAAATTCTCTATATTTTGATAATTTATGTATTAATTGGGATGGATATAAACCTAATAATTCAAGTATAAAGTCAATTGTAATTTCTGGAAATAGTAAAGTAAAAGAGACTGCACATTTTCTTCAAAAAAACGGTTTTGGTGTGAAGCCTATTTTATCACCAACTGTTCCTGAAGGACAAGAAAGATTACGATTTTGTTTGCATTCGTACAATTCTAAAGATGAAATAAAGCAAGTTTTAGATTTGTTAGCTAATTTATAA
- the bioA gene encoding adenosylmethionine--8-amino-7-oxononanoate transaminase: protein MTLSEKDNLYNWHPYTQHKNAFNHPVIVKGSGALLWDDSGKEYVDAIASWWVNPFGHSNVFIAQAIFKQLTQLEHVLFGGFTHEPAILLSEKLAQILPNNQKRFFYSDNGSSAVEVALKVALQYFYNKGEKRTKIIAFEDAFHGDTFGAMATSGISFFTEAFKGSMLEVVRIPVPTKGNEVKSANALKKLVATNDYAAFIFEPLVQGAAGMVMYSSSALDELISIAKKGNVFTIADEVMTGFGKTGKNFACDYLIEKPDMMCLSKALTGGTIPMAVTSFTQEIFDGFYDDDVNKALFHGHTFTANPTGCAAALASIELLETKEIQNNIQLVNQSHLAFEQHIKNHPKVSSTRVLGVIFALEIKVNGKQDYYGEMRNKLYSFFIEKGVILRPVGNIIYVLPPYIISKEHLKKIYQTIEEALDYI from the coding sequence ATGACGCTTTCAGAAAAAGACAATTTATACAATTGGCATCCTTATACACAACACAAAAATGCATTTAATCATCCTGTTATTGTAAAAGGAAGTGGCGCTTTACTTTGGGATGATTCGGGTAAAGAATATGTTGATGCAATTGCAAGTTGGTGGGTTAATCCATTCGGGCATAGTAATGTATTTATTGCTCAAGCTATTTTTAAGCAGTTAACACAATTAGAACATGTTCTATTTGGTGGCTTTACACATGAACCCGCTATTTTGCTCTCTGAAAAATTAGCTCAAATTTTACCTAACAATCAAAAACGTTTTTTTTATTCCGATAATGGATCGTCTGCTGTTGAAGTAGCTTTAAAAGTTGCATTACAATATTTTTACAACAAAGGTGAAAAACGTACAAAAATTATCGCTTTTGAAGATGCTTTCCATGGCGATACATTCGGGGCTATGGCAACAAGTGGTATCTCTTTTTTTACAGAAGCTTTCAAAGGCTCAATGTTAGAAGTGGTTCGTATTCCGGTTCCAACCAAAGGGAATGAAGTAAAAAGTGCAAATGCTTTAAAAAAATTAGTTGCTACAAATGACTATGCTGCTTTTATTTTCGAACCATTAGTTCAAGGAGCGGCAGGAATGGTTATGTATTCGTCTTCGGCTTTAGACGAATTAATTTCCATTGCAAAAAAAGGTAATGTTTTTACTATTGCCGATGAAGTAATGACAGGTTTTGGTAAAACAGGTAAAAACTTTGCTTGCGATTATTTAATTGAAAAACCTGACATGATGTGTCTTTCTAAAGCACTTACTGGCGGTACAATTCCTATGGCTGTAACCAGTTTTACGCAAGAAATATTTGATGGTTTTTATGATGATGATGTAAATAAAGCTTTGTTTCATGGTCACACTTTTACGGCTAATCCAACAGGTTGTGCTGCAGCTTTAGCAAGTATTGAATTATTAGAAACAAAAGAAATTCAAAATAACATTCAACTAGTAAATCAAAGTCATTTAGCTTTTGAGCAACATATTAAAAACCATCCTAAAGTTTCCTCTACGCGAGTTTTAGGAGTCATTTTTGCATTGGAAATTAAAGTCAATGGTAAGCAAGATTATTACGGAGAAATGCGAAATAAATTATATTCTTTCTTCATTGAAAAAGGTGTTATACTTCGTCCTGTTGGAAATATTATTTACGTTTTGCCTCCATATATAATTTCAAAAGAACATTTAAAAAAAATATACCAAACCATTGAAGAAGCATTAGATTATATCTAA
- a CDS encoding beta-ketoacyl synthase N-terminal-like domain-containing protein — MKTSISIISQSSISALGSQFNEIWDSYLNDSSCISKEIINNELVNVASLSKEIKNEIEDLRVSDSKYKSLDNSVLFAILVARNAVKNAGWDKNDVFGINIGSSRGATALFEEYHEEFLKTKRVSLLASPTTTLGNISSWVANDLRSQGPDISHSITCSTAFHAILNGIAWINAGFVNKFLVGGSEAPITPFTIAQMKALKIYSRITDSNYPCLALDLNKRENTMVIGEAASVVCLENGIKENAIAVIEGIGYATEILEHNISISTEADCFQKSMKMALENVSLNDVDVIVMHAPGTIKGDLSEFKAIQKVFGSKTPLLTSNKWKVGHTFATSGMLSLELAILMLQKQEFIGIPYVNSISKKTKINKVLINAVGFGGNAVSILISK, encoded by the coding sequence TTGAAAACATCAATTTCTATAATTTCACAATCCAGTATTTCTGCATTAGGTTCTCAATTTAATGAAATATGGGATTCTTATTTAAATGATTCAAGTTGTATTTCGAAAGAAATTATCAATAATGAGCTTGTTAATGTAGCGAGCTTATCTAAAGAAATTAAAAATGAAATTGAAGATTTAAGAGTTTCAGATTCAAAATATAAATCTTTAGACAATTCTGTGCTCTTTGCAATTTTAGTCGCTAGAAATGCGGTTAAAAACGCTGGTTGGGACAAAAATGATGTATTTGGAATAAACATTGGTTCTTCTCGTGGAGCAACGGCTTTATTTGAAGAATATCACGAAGAATTTTTAAAAACAAAAAGAGTCTCTTTATTAGCTTCTCCAACCACAACCCTCGGTAACATTTCGAGTTGGGTGGCCAATGATTTAAGAAGTCAAGGTCCAGATATTTCTCATTCAATTACATGTTCTACTGCTTTTCACGCTATTTTAAATGGAATTGCATGGATTAATGCTGGTTTTGTAAATAAGTTTTTAGTTGGAGGTAGTGAAGCGCCAATTACGCCGTTTACTATTGCCCAAATGAAAGCGCTTAAAATTTATTCTCGAATAACGGATTCTAATTACCCTTGTTTGGCTTTAGATTTAAATAAAAGGGAAAACACAATGGTTATTGGTGAAGCAGCTAGTGTCGTTTGTTTAGAAAACGGAATTAAAGAAAATGCAATTGCTGTTATCGAAGGAATAGGTTATGCTACCGAAATTCTAGAACATAATATTTCAATTTCTACTGAGGCAGATTGCTTTCAAAAATCAATGAAAATGGCATTAGAGAATGTTTCGCTTAATGATGTTGATGTAATTGTTATGCATGCGCCAGGAACTATAAAAGGAGATTTGTCTGAGTTTAAAGCTATCCAAAAAGTTTTCGGTTCAAAAACTCCATTATTAACTTCTAATAAGTGGAAAGTTGGTCACACATTTGCAACATCTGGAATGTTGAGTTTAGAGTTGGCCATTCTTATGCTTCAAAAACAAGAATTTATTGGAATACCTTATGTTAATAGTATATCTAAAAAAACTAAAATAAATAAAGTTTTAATTAATGCCGTAGGTTTTGGAGGAAATGCAGTAAGCATTTTAATTTCTAAGTAA
- the bioD gene encoding dethiobiotin synthase, with protein MKYFITGIGTDVGKTIASAIITEALEADYWKPIQAGDLDNSDSHKVKKYISNAKTTFHNNSYALNTPASPHLAANIDNVVINVENIKVPKTKNKLIIEGAGGLFVPLNEKDTIVDLIQPDYKVIVVSRHYLGSINHTLLTIEALKNRNISIAGIIFNGDENSATEEIILSKTNCKFLGRIENEPYFDQNVVKYYADLFRESLLAIK; from the coding sequence ATGAAATATTTTATTACAGGAATAGGAACAGATGTTGGTAAAACAATTGCATCAGCCATTATAACCGAAGCATTAGAAGCAGATTATTGGAAACCAATACAAGCTGGTGATTTAGATAATTCCGATAGTCATAAGGTTAAAAAATATATTTCCAATGCTAAAACTACTTTTCATAATAATAGTTATGCTTTAAACACGCCTGCAAGTCCGCATTTAGCAGCAAATATAGATAATGTTGTTATTAATGTAGAAAACATTAAAGTTCCTAAAACGAAGAATAAATTGATTATTGAAGGTGCAGGAGGTTTGTTTGTTCCTTTGAACGAAAAAGATACTATTGTAGATTTAATTCAACCTGATTATAAAGTTATTGTTGTTTCTCGTCATTACTTAGGGAGCATAAATCATACTTTATTGACAATTGAAGCTTTAAAAAATAGAAATATTTCTATTGCCGGAATTATATTTAATGGTGACGAAAATTCAGCTACTGAAGAAATTATCTTATCAAAAACCAATTGTAAATTTTTAGGTCGCATTGAAAACGAACCTTATTTCGATCAAAATGTGGTAAAATATTATGCAGATTTGTTTAGAGAAAGTCTTTTAGCAATTAAATAA